The following proteins are co-located in the Robbsia betulipollinis genome:
- the iscR gene encoding Fe-S cluster assembly transcriptional regulator IscR, whose product MRLTTKGRFAVTAMIDLALRQNQGPVTLAGISQRQHISLSYLEQLFGKLRRHEIVESVRGPGGGYNLARAADAVTVADIIIAVDEPIDATQCGGKGECEGAKKLDGHCMTHELWSTLNRKMVEYLDSVSLQDLVDQQGGQPHATAVVRDRRQAAPVIEPPARVTPRGPNSVFNLARS is encoded by the coding sequence ATGAGACTCACCACGAAAGGTCGTTTTGCCGTCACCGCGATGATCGATCTGGCGCTGCGCCAGAATCAGGGTCCGGTGACCCTCGCCGGCATCAGCCAGCGGCAGCATATTTCCCTGTCGTATCTGGAGCAGCTGTTCGGCAAACTCCGGCGGCACGAGATCGTCGAGAGCGTGCGCGGCCCCGGCGGCGGGTACAATCTGGCGCGCGCCGCGGACGCCGTGACGGTCGCCGACATCATCATCGCCGTCGACGAGCCGATCGATGCCACCCAGTGCGGCGGCAAGGGCGAATGCGAGGGTGCGAAGAAGCTCGACGGGCACTGCATGACCCACGAACTCTGGTCGACGCTGAACCGCAAAATGGTCGAGTACCTGGATTCCGTTTCTCTTCAGGACCTCGTCGATCAGCAGGGCGGCCAGCCGCATGCCACGGCGGTCGTGCGCGATCGCCGGCAGGCGGCGCCCGTGATCGAACCGCCGGCGCGGGTGACGCCCCGGGGACCGAATTCAGTATTCAATCTGGCCCGGTCCTGA
- a CDS encoding MlaC/ttg2D family ABC transporter substrate-binding protein, translated as MLATGSIAAPVSAAAIDESAPDVMIGTLAADILQTVRADPQVKAGDMARITQLVNEKLLPHTDFRRTTRLALGRFWNQATPAQQDQLVKQFEMLLIHTYAGATAKVGDQTVRVKPLRATPDQSDVVVHTEVMSQGRAYPVDYRLEKTPEGWKIYDVNVLGAWLIQAYRQQFAAQVQQSGVAGLLTFLTQRNEQLAAAQQSAR; from the coding sequence ATGCTGGCCACAGGGTCGATCGCGGCGCCGGTCAGCGCAGCGGCCATCGACGAAAGCGCGCCGGACGTGATGATCGGCACGCTCGCCGCCGACATCCTGCAGACCGTCCGGGCCGATCCGCAGGTGAAAGCGGGCGATATGGCGCGGATCACGCAATTGGTGAACGAGAAACTGCTGCCGCACACGGACTTTCGCCGCACCACGCGGCTTGCGCTGGGGCGTTTCTGGAATCAGGCGACGCCTGCGCAGCAGGATCAGCTGGTCAAGCAGTTCGAGATGTTGCTGATTCATACCTATGCCGGCGCGACGGCCAAGGTGGGCGACCAGACCGTCCGGGTCAAGCCGCTGCGCGCCACGCCGGATCAATCCGACGTCGTGGTGCATACCGAGGTCATGAGTCAGGGCCGCGCCTATCCCGTCGATTACCGGCTCGAAAAGACGCCCGAGGGCTGGAAGATCTACGATGTCAACGTGCTGGGCGCCTGGCTGATTCAGGCCTATCGGCAGCAGTTCGCCGCGCAGGTGCAGCAGTCGGGCGTGGCCGGATTGCTGACGTTCCTCACGCAGCGCAACGAGCAGCTCGCCGCTGCCCAGCAATCGGCACGGTAA
- a CDS encoding MFS transporter, producing MPSPASPSAGSRGTLLLLATIAGLSVANIYYIQPLLDVLRAAFPHDARWVAIVPAATQLGYATGMFFVAPLGDRIARRTIILWLIAGLTLTLAAMAWSPSLLWVAALSVPVGVLSTIAQQAVPFAAEISAPENRGQAVGTVMSGLLLGILLARTAAGIIAEHAGWRAVYIVAALTMLALWFLVAARLPHRKPADAPRYPALLASMWVLFRTEPVLRDTSITGAAMFAAFSAFWSLLALLLAGAPFHMGAQSAGLFGLAGAAGALIAPFAGKSADRRGPRRIISIAIAVTASSFVIFACSGHSLLGLGIGVVVLDAGVQAAQISNQSRIYALRPEARSRLNTVYFVCSFLGGALGSALAALAWAHAGWLGVCAVGLACTAIAGTNHARGGASLTPAIR from the coding sequence ATGCCCTCTCCCGCTTCCCCGTCCGCCGGTTCGCGCGGCACGCTGCTGTTGCTGGCCACGATCGCCGGCCTCTCCGTTGCCAACATCTACTACATCCAGCCGCTGCTCGATGTACTGCGGGCGGCGTTCCCGCACGACGCACGCTGGGTGGCGATCGTGCCGGCCGCGACCCAGCTGGGTTACGCCACCGGGATGTTCTTCGTCGCCCCGCTGGGCGACCGGATTGCCCGGCGCACCATCATTCTCTGGTTGATCGCCGGGCTCACGCTGACGCTGGCGGCAATGGCGTGGTCGCCTTCCCTGCTGTGGGTTGCGGCACTATCGGTACCGGTTGGCGTGCTGTCGACCATCGCCCAGCAGGCAGTGCCGTTCGCCGCCGAGATTTCCGCGCCCGAGAATCGGGGGCAGGCGGTGGGCACGGTGATGAGCGGCCTGCTGCTCGGCATCCTGCTGGCCCGTACGGCAGCAGGCATCATCGCCGAGCATGCCGGATGGCGGGCGGTCTACATCGTGGCCGCGCTCACCATGCTGGCATTATGGTTCCTGGTGGCCGCGCGCCTGCCGCACCGCAAGCCGGCCGACGCGCCCCGCTACCCCGCGCTGCTGGCGTCGATGTGGGTCCTGTTCCGCACCGAGCCGGTACTGCGCGATACGTCGATCACCGGTGCGGCGATGTTCGCCGCCTTCAGTGCGTTCTGGTCGCTGCTGGCGCTGCTGCTTGCGGGTGCGCCGTTTCATATGGGCGCACAGAGCGCCGGGCTGTTCGGGCTGGCCGGGGCGGCAGGCGCCCTGATCGCGCCGTTCGCCGGCAAATCCGCCGACCGGCGCGGACCGCGGCGCATCATTTCGATCGCGATCGCCGTGACGGCGTCGTCCTTCGTGATTTTCGCCTGCTCGGGGCATAGCCTGCTGGGGCTGGGCATCGGTGTCGTCGTGCTCGACGCGGGCGTGCAGGCCGCGCAGATCTCGAATCAATCCCGCATCTACGCGCTGCGTCCCGAGGCGCGCAGTCGCCTGAACACCGTCTATTTCGTCTGCTCTTTCCTCGGCGGCGCGCTGGGGTCGGCGCTTGCCGCGCTCGCCTGGGCGCACGCAGGCTGGCTCGGCGTCTGCGCGGTGGGTCTGGCCTGCACCGCGATCGCCGGTACCAATCACGCGCGCGGCGGCGCCTCGCTCACGCCCGCCATACGGTAA
- a CDS encoding MATE family efflux transporter codes for MPFIPFPPFPPSIRLEARLLLRLAVPIIAAQLSATGMSLIDVLLAGHLGVHVLASVAMGASIWSLALATIQGVLLSVPTAVAQLNGAGQRREIWVLFRQALWLAAGIGVGMGLVVAIGGPYMLATMGVAPELVEDGSRFLRAIALGAPALAVLLSCRGLSEGLSIARPSFWFGLLGPLLLAPVAWSLMYGRFGFPALGVLGSGIATALVLWIQALGFLCYVAFHPRYRGLGQERPGYAPSWPRIAELLRVGIPMGMTLLMEVGLFIATALVIGRLGDRAVAMHQIAMNVITIAFMVPLGLSMAITVRVADARGRRDAAGVRRAACVGMGLALGLQLVSGSVMLLLPGAIVSLYTDSTAIVAGATLLLQLAGLFQISDGLQVAGNGALRGLKDTRIPMFLTLFAYWGVGMPVGIWLSIHRGDGAPGMWIGLLAGLSTAAILLWTRFFRLTRGWDASGAFAARPLSGK; via the coding sequence ATGCCCTTCATCCCGTTTCCGCCATTCCCGCCCTCCATCCGTCTCGAAGCGCGCCTGCTGCTGCGTCTGGCGGTACCCATCATTGCCGCCCAGCTGTCAGCCACCGGGATGAGCCTGATCGATGTGCTGCTCGCCGGGCATCTTGGCGTCCACGTGCTGGCATCGGTCGCGATGGGCGCGAGCATCTGGTCGCTGGCGCTGGCGACGATCCAGGGCGTGCTGTTGTCGGTTCCCACCGCCGTGGCGCAGCTCAACGGCGCGGGGCAGCGCCGCGAGATCTGGGTGCTATTCCGGCAGGCGCTGTGGCTGGCCGCCGGCATCGGCGTGGGGATGGGACTGGTCGTGGCGATCGGCGGCCCGTACATGCTGGCGACCATGGGCGTGGCGCCCGAATTGGTCGAAGACGGCTCGCGCTTCCTGCGCGCCATCGCGCTGGGTGCCCCCGCGCTGGCGGTGTTGCTGAGCTGCCGGGGGCTCTCCGAAGGGCTGTCGATCGCGCGCCCCTCGTTCTGGTTCGGTCTTCTCGGGCCGCTGCTGCTCGCGCCGGTCGCCTGGTCGCTGATGTACGGCCGTTTCGGCTTTCCCGCACTGGGTGTGCTCGGCAGCGGCATCGCCACGGCGCTGGTGCTCTGGATCCAGGCGCTGGGCTTTCTGTGCTACGTCGCGTTCCATCCCCGCTATCGCGGTTTGGGACAGGAGCGGCCGGGCTATGCGCCGTCGTGGCCCCGCATCGCCGAGTTGCTGCGCGTGGGCATACCGATGGGCATGACGCTGCTGATGGAGGTGGGATTGTTCATCGCCACCGCGCTGGTGATCGGCCGGCTGGGCGACCGGGCGGTCGCCATGCATCAGATCGCGATGAACGTGATCACGATCGCCTTCATGGTGCCGCTGGGATTGTCGATGGCGATCACGGTCCGGGTGGCGGACGCGCGCGGACGGCGCGACGCGGCCGGGGTGCGGCGTGCAGCCTGCGTCGGCATGGGGCTCGCACTCGGCCTGCAGCTCGTGTCGGGAAGTGTGATGCTGCTCCTGCCGGGTGCGATCGTTTCGCTTTATACGGATTCGACGGCGATCGTCGCGGGCGCGACGCTGCTATTGCAACTTGCCGGACTGTTTCAGATCTCGGACGGCCTGCAGGTCGCCGGCAATGGCGCGCTGCGCGGTCTGAAAGACACCCGCATCCCGATGTTCCTGACCCTGTTCGCCTACTGGGGGGTGGGGATGCCGGTAGGGATCTGGCTGTCGATCCATCGTGGCGACGGCGCGCCGGGCATGTGGATCGGTTTGCTGGCGGGGTTGAGCACGGCCGCGATATTGCTCTGGACGCGGTTTTTTCGTCTCACCCGCGGGTGGGATGCATCGGGCGCCTTCGCCGCGCGGCCGTTGTCCGGCAAATGA
- a CDS encoding IscS subfamily cysteine desulfurase — MNNDSPHLPIYMDYSATTPVDPRVVDKMIPFLREQFGNPASRSHPYGWDAERAVEEARGEVAALVNADPREIIWTSGATESNNLAIKGAAHFYASKGKHIITVKTEHKAVLDTVRELEREGFEATYLDVRDDGLLDIEVLKAALRPDTILVSVMYVNNEIGVIQDIAGIGELLREKGIIFHVDAAQATGKVVIDLATLKVDLMSFSAHKTYGPKGIGALFVRRKPRVRIQAEMHGGGHERGMRSGTLAPHQIVGMGEAFRLARVEMAAENERIRALRDRLLTGLKGMEEIYVNGDLTHRVAHNLNISFNFVEGESMIMAVKDVAVSSGSACTSASLEPSYVLRALGRNDELAHSSIRFTIGRFTTEAEVDYVIELMKSKISKLRDLSPLWEMYKDGIDINSIQWAAH, encoded by the coding sequence ATGAATAACGATAGTCCCCATTTGCCGATTTACATGGATTACAGCGCGACGACGCCCGTCGATCCGCGCGTGGTCGACAAGATGATTCCGTTTCTGCGCGAGCAGTTCGGCAACCCCGCGTCGCGCAGCCACCCGTACGGGTGGGACGCCGAGCGCGCGGTCGAGGAAGCGCGCGGGGAAGTGGCGGCGCTGGTGAACGCGGATCCGCGCGAGATCATCTGGACGTCCGGCGCGACCGAGTCGAACAACCTCGCGATCAAGGGTGCCGCACACTTTTACGCGAGCAAGGGCAAACACATCATCACCGTCAAGACCGAACACAAGGCGGTGCTCGACACGGTGCGCGAGCTTGAGCGCGAAGGCTTCGAAGCGACCTATCTGGACGTGCGTGACGATGGCCTGCTCGATATCGAGGTCCTGAAGGCGGCGCTGCGCCCCGACACGATCCTGGTGTCGGTGATGTACGTCAACAACGAGATCGGCGTGATCCAGGACATCGCCGGCATCGGCGAGCTGTTGCGCGAGAAGGGCATCATCTTCCACGTGGACGCCGCACAGGCAACGGGCAAGGTCGTGATCGACCTCGCCACGCTGAAAGTGGACCTGATGTCGTTCTCCGCCCACAAGACCTATGGGCCGAAGGGTATCGGCGCGCTCTTCGTGCGCCGCAAGCCGCGTGTGCGCATCCAGGCGGAAATGCATGGGGGAGGGCACGAACGCGGTATGCGTTCGGGCACGCTGGCGCCGCATCAGATCGTCGGCATGGGCGAGGCGTTCCGCCTGGCGCGCGTGGAGATGGCCGCCGAGAACGAGCGGATCCGCGCGCTGCGGGACCGGCTGCTGACGGGCCTGAAGGGTATGGAAGAAATTTACGTGAATGGCGACCTGACGCACCGGGTCGCGCACAATCTGAACATCAGTTTCAATTTCGTCGAAGGCGAGTCGATGATCATGGCCGTGAAGGACGTGGCCGTGTCGTCCGGATCTGCCTGCACGTCGGCGTCGCTCGAGCCGTCGTACGTACTGCGCGCCCTGGGCCGCAACGACGAACTCGCGCACAGCTCGATCCGCTTCACCATCGGCCGCTTCACCACCGAGGCCGAGGTGGATTACGTCATCGAGTTGATGAAGAGCAAGATTTCCAAGCTTCGCGACCTCTCGCCCCTGTGGGAAATGTACAAGGACGGGATCGACATCAATTCGATCCAGTGGGCCGCTCACTGA